Below is a window of Stigmatopora nigra isolate UIUO_SnigA chromosome 3, RoL_Snig_1.1, whole genome shotgun sequence DNA.
GGGTGCGCTTGAAGCTACTGGGTCTCCACCCCGCCTTGAGGACGCTGACCGGCGACTACAATGCACTCAAGAAGCAAGTGCACCACTTCCCCGCCATGCTGCGGAACGCCATCGAGGAGGCCAAGCGCGAGGTGACGCTGGGCCAAATGCGCCCACGGCACGCCATCCAAGCCGGCGTACGAGCCTGGCCCGGGCCTAACCGCCTCCACCGCGTCTACGCAGATCTGTCAGGTGATGGGCGAGGTGAGCGCCACCAACCAGAAGCTGCTGGACAAGTACAAACGGGAGATGAACCTGAGGAAGAAGATCCACAACCAGCTGGTCCAGCTCAAAGGTTGGTTTGGGGGCGGGGCTACTCCCCTCTCCTCAGTCAACCTACCGCATTTACTCGCACATAGAAGTCGCGCGCTTGAAATGTCCCTAAAATCtttcaatttgtcatttttttgcgtcaAGATTTTGGAGATTTTCCTCTGTCCCGTTGGGCTTTTGACAAAGATCctcttctcccccccccccggcaGGCAACATCCGCGTGTTGTGCCGCGTGCGTCCCGCCGAGGACGGGGAGAGcgccctgacctttgacccggACGACGACGGCGTCCTCTACCTGGACAACAAGGGCAAGGTGGTGACCTTCGACCTGGACAAAGTCTTCCCGCCGCGGGCCACCCAGGAGGAGGTCAGCCGCTCGCCGCAGGGCCGCAgggccccccaccccacccgcCGTCAACGCGCGGCGTTCCGCCCGTCCAGGTTTTCCAGGAAGTGGAGTCGCTGGTGACGTCGTGCATGGACGGCTTCCACGTGTGCATTTTCGCTTACGGGCAGACGGGATCGGGAAAGACGTACACCATGGACGtgagacgccgccgccgccgccgccttaaATTCCATCCCAAGTCAATTCCATTTTGAGCCagcgcttttctttttttggccacGGCGGTCTTCTAGGGCGTCCCCTCGGACCCGGGCCTCAACCAGCGAGCGCTGCGCCTCCTCTTTTCGCGAGTCTGTTCCCAAAGTCCCGAGTGGGACTTCCACGTCTGCGTCAGCATGCTGGAGATTTACAACGAGACGCTCCGGTGAGTAAAGcggcccgtccgtccgtccgtccgtaggGCCGCGGGCCACCGACAGACCCCATCGCCGCCCCGCAGGGACCTGCTGGGCGACAAGCGGGCCGACAAGTTGGACATCAAGATGAACCCCGACGGCAGCGGTCAGCTTTACGTGCCCGGACTGACGCGTGTGGCCGTGCGCACGCTGGAAGACGTCAACCAGGTAATGCGAgagaagaggggggggggggtgaatgaGGGGCAAATTGAAGCCGGCGCAACCCTTCAGATTCTGGAGGCGGGCCGAGCCGGCCGGGCCACGGCCAGCACCGACCTCAACCGCCGAAGTTCCCGCTCGCACGCCCTGCTCATGGTCAGCGTGGCGGGAATCAACGCCACCACGGGAAGTCGCACGCAAGGTGAGCGAGAGGGTGGCGTCTTTCGCCACCTGACCTGACCTGACCTGACCTGACCTGACCTGACCTGACCTGACCTGACCTGACCTGACCTGACCTGACCTGCCCACCCGTCCGGCCTCTTCTTTAGGGAAACTGAACCTGGTGGACCTGGCGGGTTCGGAGAGGGTGCGCAAGTCGGGCGCCGAGGGCGGGCGCCTGCGCGAGGCGCAGCACATCAACAAGTCGCTGTCGGCGCTGGGCGACGTCATCAACGCGCTGCGCTGCAAGCACGCCCACGTTCCCTTCCGCAACTCGCGACTCACCTTCCTGCTGCAGGACAGCCTCAGGGGCGACGGAAAGACGCTCCTGGTTGTGCAGGTCGGTCCCGAGGTTGGCGCCGGCAGTGGCCACCtcccttttctcctttttattttgtttccacgGCGACACCCACCCCCAGGTGTCCCCCCTGTCCGCCGACGCCGGCGAGTCGCTGTGCTCGCTCAAGTTCGCTCAGCGCGTTCGCAGCGTGGAGCTCAACGCCTGGAGCTCCGCCCCCGGGCGGCCGGACAGCCGCTCGGCCTCGTCGTCGCCCACGCGCCACGGCTCCGAGGTGGGTTTGGCTCGCGGCTCTTCCACGCCACCGGTGATATGGGAGGAGGCGACCGCTGGCCCCCGCCCTCCCTTCCACTCACTCTAATGACGCGCGTTCTAGCAGATGGAGTCTCCGCCCCTGAGCCTGGGGCCCCTCCCCTTGTCTCGTAGCAGCAGCGCGGGTTCCTCCCTCAACGCCGCCCCCCCCTTCAACGTGGCGTCTTCCTTCAACGCCGCCCCTCGACGCAAATCCAACTCGCAGTTGGCGGGTAAGCGCGTGGTCGGCTTTGGGGTTTCCGCTCGCCGTCCTCACGGTGCGCCGCCATTGCCCGTTTAGATTGATTCCAAGCTGGCGGCGAGgtccgacggacggacggacaaacCGCGTCGCCGCGGGCAGCTCAGGGGAAAGAATAttcggcggcggaggaggactGGCTTCGGACGGGCCGCTCTCTTGTTTTCAATTGCAACGGACCGCCGCGTTTGGCGGAAGCGCGCCTCCAATCGGGTAGGGTGCTGCTGGCGCCGTTGTCGACGCCTTCTGTATGGACAGACTGGTGTGAAACTTGGAAGGACGGAGAAATTGCGTGTCGGGACCTGGGACAAAATGCCAATTGGCCACCTTTTAGTGGCGCCGGAACTTTGCTGACCTCGCCGGGGATTTGCCCTCTCGCCTCCAGTGTGATTGAGACTGACACATttgcctctctctcttttttaattttcaataaaGACCACAACCACGTGAACATCTTGCTCCTTTGTCGTCTCTCGCCGGCATCTTCATTGAGGCGGTTGACGTTTCTCCGGAAGCCGGCCGTCTTTTTGGTCCGAGGACCACCGGTCCTCGGACGCCAAGAAGGTCAGCGGTTCCAGCAGCCGCTCGCCGTCCACGCGGGCCAGACCTTCGGCGACGGGCGCCGGCGCGCCTGCCGACGGAACGGGAAAGGTGGGGGTTAACGGAAGCCGGGCCCGTCCCGGGCCGGAGGAGCTGAACGGCTCACAActttccctcaaatatcacagtTAACGTAGATCGGAACTGATTTCAGCCGggattttccaatttttaatcctagcagaaaaaaatgacgggCTCGGCCGCTCACCGAGGACCAGCGCCACCTGTGAGGCCGGAAAGAGGATTTGCAGGCAGCGGTCCAGGAAGGGCAGGAGGTCCCGGGCGTAGGCGCGGCACATGGCGGCAAACAGGCGCCTCTCGCCGTCGCTCGCCGCCGAATCCTCGGCGCGGTGGAAGTCGGCCAGCTCCCGGCTCACCTGCGGGGGGCCCTTCGTAGTCACGTGGCCCGGAGGGCGTCGGATCGAGTCCGCGTCCGGCCACTCACCTCGGTCAGGGCCCCGTGCAGGTCTAGGGTGACGCGGCGGGCCAGCGCCAGGGGGCAGCACAGGCGCAGCTCGTTAAAGGCCGCCAGGATGCAGTTGAGGAAGCGGGCCAAGGGTGGAAAGTCCAGCAGGCCCGCCGGGGGCGCCACCGTCCCCTCGCCCGGGACCGCCGGCGCCGCCACGCCCGCCGTCGGGGTCGCGGCGGTCGGCGCGTAGGCCGCGAGGTCCCGCCGAAAGCCCTCGGCCGCCTCCCGCGCCGCCTCTCCGAAGGCCCGTCCCGCCGCCGGCGGGAAAAGTGCCGCCAGCCGGCCCCGGAAGTCTGCGCCCACGCGGCCGAAGGACAGGCCGAAGTACATGCACTGCGGCGCCAGCGAGTCCAGCCGGGCCGCCGCCCCCCGCCGCAGGTCGCGCTCCAGCGCCTCCGTCAACTCGCACACCTGCAGCGTGAACTAGGTCGGCTCCGGCATCTAGAAAGGTGCTAGAAAAATAAAAGGCCGACCTTGGCGAGCAGCCAGCCGCGGAGGACCCGGGCGTTGCGCGGAGCCGGGCCGGGCTCGGAGAAGACGGCGCGGTACTGCGTCAGCACGTCGAAGAGGTGCGACCGGGCGGCCTCGGCGCTCTTGCTGGCGTGGCCGTAGGGATCGCCGTCCGGGACGGCGTC
It encodes the following:
- the kifc3 gene encoding kinesin-like protein KIFC3 isoform X2, yielding MVVTCQCALVASTLDFLMSEGEDDASFLSLPSPAFSRRPPPGGQAEAPAGPPVQTPRDKALRLRSLLDPDEEKDERWRQAGEERTSPGAAAEKEQSQVEEVEKNLARQSQETLGATDLEKRLELLEAENKNLRRRLLTSEGPFLPVTAWPSREVREDARRPGPTAATQTEEAESGDGASSLRSQNLWLQEQVCVQRHLLRELETQLQQSQRTCAQLRTQAALYDGEAERARQRLDGELLRLKEEKERVVEEAFVRAESQMEAVRDNLAGVRLKLLGLHPALRTLTGDYNALKKQVHHFPAMLRNAIEEAKREICQVMGEVSATNQKLLDKYKREMNLRKKIHNQLVQLKGNIRVLCRVRPAEDGESALTFDPDDDGVLYLDNKGKVVTFDLDKVFPPRATQEEVFQEVESLVTSCMDGFHVCIFAYGQTGSGKTYTMDGVPSDPGLNQRALRLLFSRVCSQSPEWDFHVCVSMLEIYNETLRDLLGDKRADKLDIKMNPDGSGQLYVPGLTRVAVRTLEDVNQILEAGRAGRATASTDLNRRSSRSHALLMVSVAGINATTGSRTQGKLNLVDLAGSERVRKSGAEGGRLREAQHINKSLSALGDVINALRCKHAHVPFRNSRLTFLLQDSLRGDGKTLLVVQVSPLSADAGESLCSLKFAQRVRSVELNAWSSAPGRPDSRSASSSPTRHGSEMESPPLSLGPLPLSRSSSAGSSLNAAPPFNVASSFNAAPRRKSNSQLAD
- the kifc3 gene encoding kinesin-like protein KIFC3 isoform X1: MLGPRKTWELGHPPCLQEPWKSDFPLDASTLDFLMSEGEDDASFLSLPSPAFSRRPPPGGQAEAPAGPPVQTPRDKALRLRSLLDPDEEKDERWRQAGEERTSPGAAAEKEQSQVEEVEKNLARQSQETLGATDLEKRLELLEAENKNLRRRLLTSEGPFLPVTAWPSREVREDARRPGPTAATQTEEAESGDGASSLRSQNLWLQEQVCVQRHLLRELETQLQQSQRTCAQLRTQAALYDGEAERARQRLDGELLRLKEEKERVVEEAFVRAESQMEAVRDNLAGVRLKLLGLHPALRTLTGDYNALKKQVHHFPAMLRNAIEEAKREICQVMGEVSATNQKLLDKYKREMNLRKKIHNQLVQLKGNIRVLCRVRPAEDGESALTFDPDDDGVLYLDNKGKVVTFDLDKVFPPRATQEEVFQEVESLVTSCMDGFHVCIFAYGQTGSGKTYTMDGVPSDPGLNQRALRLLFSRVCSQSPEWDFHVCVSMLEIYNETLRDLLGDKRADKLDIKMNPDGSGQLYVPGLTRVAVRTLEDVNQILEAGRAGRATASTDLNRRSSRSHALLMVSVAGINATTGSRTQGKLNLVDLAGSERVRKSGAEGGRLREAQHINKSLSALGDVINALRCKHAHVPFRNSRLTFLLQDSLRGDGKTLLVVQVSPLSADAGESLCSLKFAQRVRSVELNAWSSAPGRPDSRSASSSPTRHGSEMESPPLSLGPLPLSRSSSAGSSLNAAPPFNVASSFNAAPRRKSNSQLAD
- the kifc3 gene encoding kinesin-like protein KIFC3 isoform X3; this translates as MSEGEDDASFLSLPSPAFSRRPPPGGQAEAPAGPPVQTPRDKALRLRSLLDPDEEKDERWRQAGEERTSPGAAAEKEQSQVEEVEKNLARQSQETLGATDLEKRLELLEAENKNLRRRLLTSEGPFLPVTAWPSREVREDARRPGPTAATQTEEAESGDGASSLRSQNLWLQEQVCVQRHLLRELETQLQQSQRTCAQLRTQAALYDGEAERARQRLDGELLRLKEEKERVVEEAFVRAESQMEAVRDNLAGVRLKLLGLHPALRTLTGDYNALKKQVHHFPAMLRNAIEEAKREICQVMGEVSATNQKLLDKYKREMNLRKKIHNQLVQLKGNIRVLCRVRPAEDGESALTFDPDDDGVLYLDNKGKVVTFDLDKVFPPRATQEEVFQEVESLVTSCMDGFHVCIFAYGQTGSGKTYTMDGVPSDPGLNQRALRLLFSRVCSQSPEWDFHVCVSMLEIYNETLRDLLGDKRADKLDIKMNPDGSGQLYVPGLTRVAVRTLEDVNQILEAGRAGRATASTDLNRRSSRSHALLMVSVAGINATTGSRTQGKLNLVDLAGSERVRKSGAEGGRLREAQHINKSLSALGDVINALRCKHAHVPFRNSRLTFLLQDSLRGDGKTLLVVQVSPLSADAGESLCSLKFAQRVRSVELNAWSSAPGRPDSRSASSSPTRHGSEMESPPLSLGPLPLSRSSSAGSSLNAAPPFNVASSFNAAPRRKSNSQLAD
- the cog8 gene encoding conserved oligomeric Golgi complex subunit 8; translation: MTTMTTTTAAAADVADVEDESLLASVFQERLPDTWKDKADLAAYLSELSSLGVDELGREQERLAEERARVLEQTRHLAFSDYQTFIRTADCTERIYRDFGRVEANVSRLLDKVPALAHRCRRFAEEAEHMSARRATNTLTLKRHTEILEILEIPQLMDTCVRNAYYEQALELAAYVRRLDNKHGSNPLIQGLAREVRESSGLMLLQIQRQLRGEAQLSSCLRAVGLLRRAAGAGGGGGAPDEAELRVKFLRARGAWLRSALDAVPDGDPYGHASKSAEAARSHLFDVLTQYRAVFSEPGPAPRNARVLRGWLLAKVCELTEALERDLRRGAAARLDSLAPQCMYFGLSFGRVGADFRGRLAALFPPAAGRAFGEAAREAAEGFRRDLAAYAPTAATPTAGVAAPAVPGEGTVAPPAGLLDFPPLARFLNCILAAFNELRLCCPLALARRVTLDLHGALTEVSRELADFHRAEDSAASDGERRLFAAMCRAYARDLLPFLDRCLQILFPASQVALVLGAPAPVAEGLARVDGERLLEPLTFLASEDRWSSDQKDGRLPEKRQPPQ